From Bordetella flabilis, the proteins below share one genomic window:
- a CDS encoding methylaspartate ammonia-lyase, producing MGSKTTPFRIANVRVDVGIGGYWIHDQAAVQGSGARPDGFFFDGEPSSSAFPAVRSPSIAYLISLELDDGQVAYGDCVTVANAGHAGRPNPLREHDAGKTGKALAAALKGRQFDGFRPAAAVLEALDLPPELVLPVQFGASQALLGAAALARKAPMRDVLLDEFDLEKPRTLPGFAGSCGGDWEANVDKAIVRHVDMFPQSAIQTAAECERLPEYASWIMRRIEKWGGAGYLPDLHFDFHSSLGRLLNNDEDKVIDYLAGICARTPTLQVYFEDPMHARGSEEALARMRSLREKLSSRVENCRLIADEWANGPGKVAQFAQARAAHAIQIKMPDNGSLLTTIEAVQACKQNDVLAYLGGSCNETDISARATVHVGLAFGAWRLFTKPGMGFDEGLMVLKNEMSRTVGRDAPAT from the coding sequence ATGGGCAGCAAAACAACTCCGTTCCGGATAGCCAATGTTCGCGTGGACGTCGGCATCGGCGGTTATTGGATACACGACCAGGCGGCCGTTCAAGGATCCGGGGCACGCCCCGACGGCTTTTTCTTCGACGGCGAGCCGAGTTCCAGCGCCTTTCCGGCGGTGCGCTCGCCAAGCATAGCCTACCTGATATCGCTGGAACTCGACGATGGCCAGGTAGCCTATGGCGACTGCGTGACCGTGGCGAACGCCGGGCATGCGGGACGTCCCAACCCATTGCGCGAGCACGATGCCGGCAAAACAGGCAAAGCGCTGGCCGCGGCATTGAAGGGACGGCAGTTCGACGGCTTCCGCCCGGCTGCCGCCGTGCTGGAAGCCCTGGATCTCCCGCCTGAACTCGTGCTGCCAGTTCAGTTCGGCGCCTCCCAGGCGTTGCTGGGCGCGGCGGCGCTGGCGCGCAAGGCGCCCATGCGCGACGTGCTGCTGGACGAGTTCGATCTGGAAAAGCCCCGCACGCTGCCCGGCTTCGCCGGATCGTGCGGCGGCGACTGGGAAGCCAATGTAGACAAGGCGATCGTGCGCCACGTCGACATGTTCCCGCAGTCCGCCATCCAGACCGCGGCCGAATGCGAGCGTCTTCCCGAATACGCGTCGTGGATCATGCGGCGTATCGAGAAATGGGGCGGCGCCGGCTACCTGCCCGACCTGCACTTCGACTTTCATTCCTCTCTGGGGCGCCTGTTGAACAACGACGAGGACAAGGTCATCGATTACCTGGCGGGAATCTGTGCGCGTACGCCGACCCTGCAGGTCTACTTCGAGGACCCCATGCATGCGCGCGGCTCGGAGGAAGCGCTGGCCCGCATGCGGTCCCTGCGCGAGAAACTGTCGTCGCGCGTCGAGAACTGCCGCCTGATCGCGGACGAATGGGCCAACGGTCCCGGCAAGGTGGCGCAGTTCGCGCAGGCGCGGGCCGCGCACGCGATCCAGATCAAGATGCCGGACAACGGATCCCTGCTGACGACGATCGAGGCCGTGCAGGCATGCAAGCAGAATGATGTGCTGGCCTACCTGGGGGGAAGCTGCAACGAGACCGATATCTCGGCGCGTGCCACCGTGCACGTGGGCCTGGCGTTCGGCGCCTGGCGCCTGTTCACCAAGCCGGGCATGGGTTTCGATGAAGGCTTGATGGTGTTGAAGAACGAAATGAGCAGGACCGTCGGCCGTGACGCGCCTGCCACATAA
- a CDS encoding YncE family protein: MFVLNVLAGAVLAAASVLSQAGQAPGASGAADVPVSHRDRVYAAEQFSNTVSVTDPVDNRLLGVIRLGDPAPGNFSPLYRGQVLVHGMGYSPDHRTLAVVSIGSNSVTFIDTATNAVKHVTYVGRSPHEAFYTPDGKEVWVTVRGENYVSVIDASTYKEKTRITTAAGPGMQIFSPDGKYGYVCSSFNPETVVVQVSTHKIVGRVPQASPFCPNIAATPDGKQVWFTLKDVGKVQVFDARPPFKLLKTLDTGPITNHVNFARNRAGSFAYVTVGGLNQVKVFRTDDYTQIATIPVGKLPHGVWPSGDGTRVYVGLENADALAAIDTATNTVIANVPIGQAPQAIAYVPGAVPQGDGMQNLQPLGVAGQAAHLTLHAIKDGKPQSDSMPPTSVSLFDQGLLQVLQASATGLDPKRPYVLALSRQPDGGGELQPLASFVTNPAGSAIVNAIGPIRQLVQADATANDVQRYLVIAPQADGKPGAPVQVQAL, translated from the coding sequence ATGTTTGTCTTGAATGTCCTGGCGGGCGCCGTGCTGGCGGCTGCCAGCGTGTTGTCGCAAGCCGGCCAGGCGCCAGGCGCGTCCGGTGCAGCGGATGTACCGGTCAGCCACCGCGACCGTGTCTACGCCGCCGAACAGTTCTCGAATACCGTCTCGGTCACCGACCCGGTCGATAATCGGCTGCTAGGCGTGATCCGCCTCGGCGATCCCGCGCCGGGCAATTTCAGTCCGCTGTATCGCGGCCAGGTCCTGGTGCACGGCATGGGTTATTCGCCCGACCATCGGACCCTGGCTGTCGTGTCCATAGGCTCCAATTCGGTAACCTTCATCGATACGGCCACCAATGCGGTAAAGCACGTCACCTATGTCGGCCGTTCGCCGCATGAAGCGTTCTACACGCCGGACGGCAAGGAAGTCTGGGTCACCGTGCGTGGCGAAAACTACGTGTCGGTGATCGACGCTTCGACCTACAAGGAAAAAACCCGCATCACTACGGCGGCGGGGCCCGGCATGCAGATATTCTCGCCGGACGGCAAGTATGGCTATGTCTGCTCGTCGTTCAATCCGGAGACCGTGGTGGTCCAGGTATCGACCCACAAGATCGTCGGCCGCGTGCCCCAGGCCAGCCCCTTCTGCCCGAATATCGCTGCCACGCCGGATGGCAAACAGGTATGGTTCACCCTGAAAGACGTGGGCAAGGTGCAGGTATTCGACGCGCGCCCGCCGTTCAAGTTGCTCAAGACCCTGGATACCGGGCCCATCACCAATCATGTGAACTTTGCCCGGAACCGGGCCGGAAGCTTCGCGTACGTGACGGTCGGCGGCCTCAACCAGGTCAAGGTATTTCGCACGGACGACTACACGCAGATCGCCACGATCCCGGTCGGCAAGCTGCCCCATGGCGTCTGGCCGTCCGGCGACGGCACGCGTGTCTACGTGGGCCTGGAAAACGCAGACGCGCTGGCAGCCATCGACACCGCGACCAATACGGTCATTGCCAACGTACCCATCGGCCAGGCGCCGCAGGCCATCGCCTATGTGCCCGGCGCGGTACCCCAGGGTGACGGCATGCAGAATCTGCAGCCGCTGGGCGTGGCCGGACAGGCAGCCCACCTGACCTTGCACGCAATCAAGGACGGCAAGCCGCAGTCAGACAGTATGCCGCCGACCTCCGTCAGCCTGTTCGACCAGGGACTGCTGCAGGTGCTGCAGGCGTCCGCGACCGGCCTGGACCCCAAGCGTCCGTACGTGCTGGCCTTGTCCAGGCAGCCAGACGGCGGCGGCGAGCTTCAGCCGCTGGCCAGCTTCGTCACCAATCCGGCGGGATCGGCTATCGTCAATGCCATCGGCCCCATACGCCAGCTGGTACAGGCCGATGCGACGGCAAACGACGTGCAGCGCTATCTGGTGATCGCGCCGCAGGCGGATGGCAAGCCGGGCGCGCCGGTGCAGGTACAGGCGCTTTGA
- a CDS encoding Bug family tripartite tricarboxylate transporter substrate binding protein: MTLTKAARHLALGLWMLAGVAATTAAAPAQDYPDKSIKMVVPFPAGAATDAIARLVAQKLAAKWNVPVIVENRAGATGSIGSNYVAKSAPDGYTLLVATSSSHTMAPYLSEHNTWDPVKDFEPVGLLAWAPNVLVVNPKLKVHTVKELIALLKKSPGHYTFASSGTGSSIQLAGELFKTQAGVKMVHVPYKGAAPAITDLVGGQVDMMFDTVAQSLPFIQTGKLTALAVTPLKRSGSLPQVPTMQEAGVKDYEMAAWIGLLAPAGTPRDVVEELSDALREVLNMPDVREQMAQRGLDQPTETRQQFGELIARELPRYADIMRQAGLKPGS, translated from the coding sequence ATGACATTGACCAAGGCTGCGCGCCATCTGGCGCTGGGCTTGTGGATGCTGGCCGGCGTCGCCGCCACGACAGCCGCCGCGCCGGCACAGGACTATCCGGACAAGTCCATCAAAATGGTCGTCCCCTTCCCGGCCGGCGCCGCCACGGACGCCATCGCGCGCCTAGTGGCCCAGAAACTGGCGGCCAAATGGAATGTACCGGTCATCGTGGAAAACCGTGCCGGCGCGACCGGCAGTATCGGGTCGAACTACGTCGCCAAGTCGGCCCCAGACGGCTACACCTTGCTGGTCGCTACCAGCAGCAGTCATACCATGGCGCCCTACCTGAGCGAGCACAACACCTGGGATCCCGTCAAGGATTTCGAGCCAGTGGGACTGCTCGCGTGGGCGCCCAACGTGCTGGTGGTCAATCCCAAGCTGAAGGTGCACACGGTCAAGGAACTTATCGCGCTGCTGAAAAAGTCGCCGGGACACTACACCTTCGCATCGTCCGGCACAGGCAGTTCGATCCAGCTGGCTGGCGAACTGTTCAAGACGCAAGCCGGGGTGAAGATGGTGCACGTGCCTTACAAGGGCGCGGCGCCAGCCATCACCGACCTGGTGGGCGGACAAGTCGACATGATGTTCGACACGGTCGCCCAGTCCTTGCCATTCATCCAGACAGGGAAGCTCACCGCCCTGGCGGTGACCCCGCTGAAGCGATCCGGCTCGCTGCCGCAGGTTCCCACCATGCAGGAAGCGGGCGTCAAGGACTACGAAATGGCGGCCTGGATCGGCCTGCTGGCGCCGGCCGGAACGCCGCGGGATGTGGTGGAAGAACTGAGCGATGCGTTGCGCGAAGTCCTGAACATGCCGGACGTGCGTGAGCAGATGGCACAACGCGGCCTCGACCAGCCTACGGAAACCCGTCAGCAGTTCGGCGAGCTGATCGCCAGGGAGTTGCCCAGGTACGCTGACATCATGCGCCAGGCCGGCCTGAAGCCGGGCAGTTGA
- a CDS encoding MFS transporter has product MTAMLAARTAGKDKAILLVASAGCAMTVLDTNVVGIVLPAIARDLQASFAQVEWVISAYVLCFAALLLPAGSIADRYGRRRVFLAGITVFALASLACGLAPSAPGLYLARGAQGVGAAFLLAPSLAIIGHRFHEEPARGRAWGVWGGIMGLTMVVAPLIGGAINGLLGWRWAFHVNIPICALLAGAVLRHVDESRDTHARRLDYPGIVLFALGMFCATWALIQGPVHGWDSSPVVSGGVAGLALFAAFGWVERRMPHPMLDLDIFAAWPFRGAVMAMFAYAASVQVMASLLPQFLQNGRGHGPLEAAMAMLPFGLAMLFFPQVGRRLSSRLNSAGILTLGLGVVALGNFIMIYAARQHGEAASIIGMCTLGMGGGLLNGETQKAIMGTIPPHRAGMASGISTTSRFSGILLGFAGLGAVLASNARSALEHAMPAARLTTEAGFVDNVVAGDLDRAVTAYPASLAATVAAIARNGYSIGFSHAFLAAALLAGGSAAAVFVSMKKR; this is encoded by the coding sequence ATGACAGCCATGCTCGCGGCCCGGACAGCGGGCAAGGACAAGGCTATCCTGCTGGTCGCCTCCGCGGGCTGCGCGATGACCGTGCTGGATACGAATGTCGTAGGCATCGTGCTGCCCGCGATCGCGCGCGATCTGCAGGCCTCGTTCGCCCAGGTCGAATGGGTGATCAGCGCTTACGTGCTTTGCTTCGCCGCCCTGCTGTTGCCAGCCGGGTCTATTGCCGACCGTTATGGCCGGCGACGCGTGTTCCTCGCCGGGATCACGGTATTCGCGCTCGCCTCCCTGGCGTGTGGCCTGGCGCCCTCGGCGCCGGGCCTGTACCTGGCTCGGGGCGCGCAAGGTGTCGGAGCGGCTTTCCTGCTGGCACCGTCACTGGCGATCATCGGCCATCGCTTCCACGAAGAACCTGCGCGCGGCCGGGCGTGGGGCGTCTGGGGGGGCATCATGGGCCTGACGATGGTCGTGGCGCCACTGATCGGCGGGGCAATCAACGGCTTACTCGGCTGGAGGTGGGCCTTCCACGTCAACATCCCGATTTGCGCCCTGCTCGCCGGCGCTGTATTGCGTCATGTCGACGAGTCGCGCGACACTCACGCGCGTCGCCTGGATTATCCCGGCATCGTGCTATTTGCCCTGGGGATGTTCTGCGCGACCTGGGCGCTGATCCAGGGGCCTGTCCACGGCTGGGATAGCAGCCCTGTCGTGTCGGGCGGTGTGGCGGGCCTGGCGCTATTCGCCGCGTTCGGGTGGGTCGAACGACGTATGCCTCATCCCATGCTGGACCTGGACATCTTTGCAGCGTGGCCGTTCCGAGGTGCGGTGATGGCGATGTTCGCCTATGCCGCATCGGTACAGGTCATGGCTTCGCTGCTGCCGCAATTCCTGCAGAATGGGCGCGGACACGGGCCGCTGGAAGCGGCGATGGCCATGCTGCCATTCGGCCTGGCGATGCTGTTCTTCCCGCAAGTCGGCCGTCGGCTGTCGTCCCGGCTGAATAGCGCGGGCATCCTGACGCTGGGGCTGGGTGTGGTGGCGTTGGGAAACTTCATTATGATATATGCCGCCCGCCAGCACGGCGAGGCCGCATCGATCATCGGCATGTGTACATTGGGTATGGGCGGCGGCTTGCTCAATGGTGAAACCCAGAAAGCGATCATGGGCACGATACCTCCGCATCGCGCCGGCATGGCCTCGGGTATCAGCACGACATCCCGTTTCTCGGGCATTCTGCTTGGCTTCGCGGGCCTGGGCGCCGTCCTGGCCAGCAATGCCCGCTCCGCGCTTGAACATGCCATGCCCGCCGCCCGACTGACCACCGAAGCGGGCTTTGTCGATAACGTCGTCGCGGGGGATCTCGATCGTGCCGTCACCGCCTATCCCGCAAGCCTCGCTGCAACCGTGGCAGCGATCGCCCGGAATGGCTATAGCATCGGATTCTCCCACGCATTTCTCGCGGCGGCCTTGCTGGCAGGCGGTTCGGCGGCAGCCGTGTTTGTCAGCATGAAAAAGCGTTAG
- a CDS encoding DUF305 domain-containing protein, with amino-acid sequence MKILFAGGKLGAALLLAAGMALGAAAWATESNEAAFLAENNAAMDRMMAAMAAQPSGDIDRDFVAMMAPHHQGAIEMAQAELRYGKNEQLRRIAQEIIVEQLQEIAAMRLALGEPAPPSAPAPTGPEPAPAAPAPMSMSHHHGM; translated from the coding sequence ATGAAGATTCTTTTTGCAGGCGGGAAACTCGGCGCCGCCCTGCTGCTGGCGGCCGGCATGGCACTGGGCGCGGCCGCCTGGGCAACCGAGAGCAACGAGGCGGCCTTTCTGGCCGAGAACAATGCCGCCATGGACCGGATGATGGCTGCCATGGCGGCACAGCCCAGTGGCGACATCGACCGGGACTTCGTCGCAATGATGGCGCCCCACCACCAAGGCGCCATCGAGATGGCCCAGGCCGAGCTGCGTTACGGCAAGAACGAGCAACTGCGGCGCATCGCCCAGGAAATCATCGTCGAGCAGTTGCAGGAGATCGCCGCCATGCGCCTGGCCCTGGGCGAGCCGGCGCCTCCGTCGGCGCCCGCCCCGACGGGGCCCGAACCGGCTCCCGCCGCGCCGGCCCCCATGTCCATGTCCCATCACCACGGTATGTGA
- a CDS encoding MmgE/PrpD family protein, producing the protein MRHAPLTGELARQARAVRHVHLPSDVRRIALHCILDWYAVTLAGLREPCVAIAAADAMQEGGAPHATIAGQPRKGAMYAAALVNGTAAHALDYDDVNVAITGHPTAVILPAVLALAEARQASGADLIAAFVAGYEVACRAGRYLGDAHYERGFHASATAGVIGVAAACGRLLRLNEAQMQTALALAATQAAGLKCMFGTMAKPLHAGLAARNGLMAARLAALHFDGGLDKLEASQGYGAALSPAPDAAAALATPAAGMHIRNRLFKYHAACYGVNAGIECARAYRREHPQQVVGIVRIVARAHVSGANMCNIAKPQNAAQAKFSLRLNIAFGLLGFDTADVDVYTPERLNDPDAVRLRDLVEVVYVDDLNMMESELTILTDDGAQHVIRRDAGQSEQDLDEEERRLAAKFDTLCVPILGAERAQEIQEEIWTLAGAASVDRLARALVPGGGLG; encoded by the coding sequence ATGCGGCACGCCCCATTGACCGGCGAGTTGGCTCGCCAGGCGCGCGCGGTGCGCCACGTGCACCTGCCTTCCGACGTGCGGCGTATCGCGCTGCACTGCATCCTGGACTGGTATGCGGTAACGCTGGCGGGCCTGCGCGAGCCCTGCGTGGCCATCGCGGCGGCGGACGCCATGCAGGAAGGCGGCGCGCCGCATGCGACGATCGCCGGTCAGCCACGCAAGGGCGCCATGTACGCAGCCGCCCTGGTGAACGGCACCGCGGCGCATGCGCTCGACTACGACGACGTCAATGTCGCCATTACCGGACATCCGACGGCCGTCATCCTGCCCGCGGTCCTGGCCTTGGCCGAAGCACGGCAAGCCAGCGGCGCCGACCTGATCGCCGCCTTCGTGGCGGGCTACGAAGTGGCCTGCCGCGCCGGTCGTTACCTGGGCGATGCGCATTACGAGCGCGGCTTCCATGCCAGCGCCACCGCTGGGGTGATCGGCGTGGCGGCCGCCTGCGGACGCCTGCTGCGCTTGAACGAGGCGCAGATGCAAACCGCGCTGGCCCTGGCCGCGACCCAGGCCGCCGGTTTGAAATGCATGTTCGGCACCATGGCGAAGCCCCTGCACGCCGGCCTTGCAGCGCGCAACGGCCTGATGGCAGCGCGGTTGGCAGCGCTGCATTTCGACGGCGGCCTCGACAAGCTGGAAGCGTCCCAGGGTTACGGCGCCGCGCTCAGTCCGGCCCCCGACGCCGCCGCGGCCCTGGCCACGCCGGCCGCCGGCATGCACATCCGCAATCGCCTGTTCAAGTATCACGCCGCCTGCTACGGCGTGAACGCGGGCATCGAATGCGCGCGGGCCTACCGGCGCGAACACCCACAGCAGGTCGTCGGCATCGTCCGCATCGTGGCGCGCGCGCATGTCAGCGGGGCGAACATGTGCAATATCGCCAAGCCGCAGAACGCCGCGCAGGCCAAATTCAGTTTGCGGCTGAACATCGCCTTCGGCCTGCTGGGCTTCGATACCGCGGACGTGGACGTTTATACGCCCGAGCGTTTGAACGACCCTGACGCGGTGCGCCTGCGCGACCTGGTGGAGGTCGTGTACGTCGACGACCTGAACATGATGGAAAGCGAACTGACCATCCTTACCGACGACGGCGCGCAGCACGTCATCCGGCGCGACGCCGGACAGTCGGAGCAGGACCTGGACGAAGAGGAGCGGCGGCTGGCCGCCAAGTTCGACACGCTCTGCGTCCCCATACTGGGCGCCGAGCGCGCGCAGGAAATCCAGGAGGAAATCTGGACGCTCGCGGGCGCGGCCAGTGTCGACCGGTTGGCGCGGGCCCTGGTGCCCGGTGGCGGCCTGGGCTAG
- a CDS encoding GntR family transcriptional regulator translates to MPLYLVIQNALRAAIGNGTYAPGGRLPTEAELAQQFGTTKATVVHALQQLVFEGLIERRRGAGSFVAQPAVDTTVDTHNLAYFERDIFASGKDLVYKVVSFAQAPVDDHVREALRLGGDEPVFELRRIRILAGQPFAYERRYMPALVASGMTEEMLARHAVQHILEHHMHTPIVKFINAVRVSLPPADIARHLDIERSRPVLVRTHTFLDKRDIALLWGETVYREEYKIHYVLTA, encoded by the coding sequence ATGCCCCTGTACCTAGTCATCCAGAATGCGCTGCGGGCAGCCATCGGAAACGGCACGTATGCCCCCGGCGGCCGGCTTCCCACGGAGGCCGAATTGGCGCAGCAGTTCGGGACGACGAAGGCGACCGTCGTGCATGCGCTGCAGCAATTGGTGTTCGAAGGCCTGATCGAACGCCGTCGGGGCGCGGGCAGCTTCGTCGCGCAGCCGGCCGTCGACACCACCGTGGATACGCACAACCTGGCGTATTTCGAGCGCGACATCTTCGCCAGCGGCAAGGACCTGGTCTACAAGGTGGTGTCGTTCGCGCAAGCGCCCGTGGACGACCATGTGCGTGAGGCGCTGCGGCTGGGCGGGGACGAGCCGGTATTCGAACTGCGGCGCATAAGAATCCTTGCCGGACAGCCCTTCGCCTATGAGCGGCGCTACATGCCGGCGCTGGTGGCCAGCGGGATGACCGAAGAAATGCTGGCCCGGCACGCGGTCCAGCACATCCTCGAACACCATATGCACACGCCCATCGTGAAGTTCATCAACGCGGTGCGCGTGTCCCTGCCGCCTGCCGACATCGCCAGGCACCTGGACATCGAGCGCTCGCGCCCCGTCCTCGTGCGCACCCACACGTTCCTGGACAAGCGCGATATCGCACTGCTATGGGGCGAGACCGTATATCGCGAGGAATACAAGATCCACTACGTGCTGACGGCGTGA
- a CDS encoding RNA polymerase sigma factor — MMRLVEPLIPSLRRYARALLHDRSAADDLVQDCLERVIGRWHQRRDGGDARKWVFAILHNLAMDQLRRARPRGGDVPLDAVDDAALAVRGSQEDGLHYGDVLRALEQLPEEQRSVLLLVSVEDMTYEEAAKVLDIPTGTVTSRLSRAREKLLRIMRGAVTVDPRSNAPEATGRAVLRRVK; from the coding sequence ATGATGCGGCTCGTCGAGCCGCTGATCCCCTCACTGCGCCGCTATGCGCGCGCCCTGCTGCACGACAGGTCGGCGGCGGACGATCTGGTGCAGGATTGCCTGGAGCGGGTCATTGGCCGCTGGCATCAGCGGCGCGACGGCGGCGATGCGCGCAAATGGGTGTTCGCCATCCTTCACAACTTGGCCATGGACCAATTGCGGCGCGCACGTCCGCGCGGGGGCGACGTGCCGCTGGATGCGGTGGATGACGCGGCGCTGGCGGTGCGAGGGTCACAAGAAGACGGGCTGCATTATGGTGATGTGCTGCGGGCGCTGGAGCAGTTGCCGGAGGAACAGCGCAGTGTCCTGCTGCTGGTGTCGGTGGAAGATATGACTTACGAAGAAGCCGCCAAGGTGCTGGACATTCCCACCGGGACCGTCACATCGCGCCTGTCGCGGGCAAGGGAAAAGCTGTTGCGCATCATGCGCGGTGCCGTGACGGTTGACCCGCGCAGTAATGCGCCGGAGGCGACAGGCCGCGCGGTATTGCGGAGAGTGAAATGA
- a CDS encoding GlcG/HbpS family heme-binding protein, whose protein sequence is MPRISHIAATFAFAGSVALCSAPANAVDLPARPILTLAAAQQAMAAAQAKAEAANWPCVIAIVDAAGAPILLVRMDNAAVPAGVELAPGKARTAALFRRPSGALEDAINGPRPAAITAQGFVLMRGGIPLMAAGQIVGAIGVSADTPQHDEEIALAGAAALK, encoded by the coding sequence ATGCCCCGCATCAGCCACATTGCAGCAACGTTCGCTTTCGCCGGTTCTGTCGCGCTGTGTTCGGCTCCGGCCAACGCGGTGGATCTGCCTGCTCGGCCGATTCTGACCCTCGCCGCCGCCCAGCAAGCGATGGCCGCCGCCCAGGCCAAGGCGGAGGCCGCGAACTGGCCCTGCGTCATCGCGATCGTCGACGCCGCAGGCGCTCCCATCCTGCTGGTGCGCATGGATAACGCCGCGGTCCCCGCCGGCGTCGAGCTCGCCCCGGGCAAGGCGCGGACCGCGGCGCTATTCCGCCGTCCAAGCGGAGCATTGGAAGACGCGATCAATGGACCGCGGCCGGCCGCCATCACGGCGCAGGGCTTCGTGCTGATGCGCGGGGGCATCCCGCTCATGGCCGCGGGACAGATCGTCGGCGCCATCGGCGTATCCGCCGATACGCCGCAACACGATGAGGAAATCGCCCTGGCCGGCGCGGCCGCGCTCAAGTGA
- a CDS encoding anti-sigma factor family protein codes for MTKGEAPVREEDLHAYVDGALEGARRRQIEDYLARHPDVAARVQGHADLRQRLRDALAQVTEEPIPPELDLGRMVEAHRQRRRVPWRIAASIVLALGIGGVGGWNLRSTSQAPAGGIAALAREAAASYQVYAADPTRPVEMPAAASAQLVTWISQRLGRPIALPDLAPAGYRFIGGRLVSTEHGPAGLFMYDDAQGKRIAVMVRPMAVERNTPMSAHEQDGVAGYAWSDQGLGYSVVAPASAADIHPVADEVRRQADIRPRRG; via the coding sequence ATGACCAAGGGCGAGGCCCCTGTGCGGGAAGAGGACTTGCACGCCTACGTTGATGGTGCGCTCGAGGGCGCGCGGCGCAGGCAGATCGAAGACTACCTGGCCAGGCACCCCGATGTCGCGGCACGGGTGCAAGGCCATGCCGACCTGCGCCAGCGACTGCGCGATGCGCTGGCGCAGGTCACCGAAGAGCCCATTCCCCCGGAACTCGATCTGGGCCGCATGGTGGAAGCCCACCGCCAGCGCCGTCGTGTTCCCTGGCGGATCGCGGCGTCGATCGTGCTGGCGTTGGGCATAGGCGGCGTGGGTGGCTGGAACCTGCGCAGCACGTCGCAGGCGCCAGCCGGAGGAATCGCCGCGTTGGCCCGCGAGGCGGCAGCCAGCTACCAGGTCTATGCGGCCGATCCCACGCGCCCGGTCGAAATGCCGGCCGCCGCGAGCGCGCAACTGGTGACATGGATTTCGCAACGGCTGGGGCGTCCCATCGCCCTACCCGACCTGGCCCCGGCCGGCTACCGCTTCATCGGCGGCCGCCTGGTCTCCACGGAACATGGTCCGGCGGGCCTGTTCATGTACGACGATGCGCAAGGCAAGCGAATCGCCGTGATGGTGCGGCCCATGGCCGTGGAGCGCAACACGCCGATGTCGGCGCACGAGCAGGACGGCGTGGCGGGCTACGCCTGGTCGGACCAGGGCCTGGGCTACAGCGTGGTCGCACCCGCGTCCGCAGCGGATATCCATCCCGTGGCCGACGAAGTGCGGCGCCAGGCCGACATCCGCCCCAGGCGCGGATGA